From the Candidatus Nomurabacteria bacterium genome, one window contains:
- a CDS encoding FtsQ-type POTRA domain-containing protein — translation MDNKRVVLKPSHIAERERRAKRRRVYFFVATILVLLGILSFASHLRSINISNVIVEGNRISSVRDITKSANKTIEGNYFFIFSKSNIFIFSKSSIEKDLLNEYPRLESVSVSRLGFNGIKIVVKEREGQYLWCGYLNEEFNINSESACYFTDEEGYIFGTSPYFSGDAYFKFYGSETINRTLSPIGQNVTDKARFIELIRLVYGLEGLDIVPESIKIQDNGEYRIVLTKTDNNQTNKSFILFSRENNLEESLDNLAIALSSVDFKKQFDEERSNLLYIDLRFKDKVYYKFMPKTANF, via the coding sequence ATGGACAATAAAAGAGTCGTACTGAAGCCATCTCATATAGCAGAGCGTGAACGGAGGGCCAAAAGACGCCGTGTGTATTTTTTTGTGGCCACTATATTAGTGCTTTTAGGTATATTGTCTTTTGCTTCACACTTGCGTTCGATAAATATATCAAATGTAATAGTAGAAGGTAATCGCATAAGCAGTGTTCGGGATATAACAAAATCTGCAAACAAAACTATAGAAGGTAATTATTTTTTTATATTCTCTAAATCTAATATTTTTATATTTTCTAAATCGAGTATAGAAAAGGATTTATTGAACGAATATCCTAGACTTGAATCAGTTTCAGTATCGAGACTCGGATTCAACGGCATAAAGATAGTTGTAAAAGAGCGTGAAGGTCAGTATCTGTGGTGCGGATATTTGAATGAAGAATTTAATATAAATTCTGAATCGGCTTGTTATTTTACTGATGAGGAGGGTTATATATTTGGTACATCTCCGTATTTTTCTGGAGATGCATATTTTAAGTTTTATGGATCTGAAACGATAAATCGCACACTTAGTCCAATTGGTCAAAACGTAACTGACAAAGCAAGATTTATTGAGCTTATTCGACTAGTCTACGGACTAGAAGGTTTGGATATTGTTCCTGAGTCTATAAAAATACAAGACAATGGTGAATATCGTATTGTTTTAACAAAGACAGATAATAATCAGACTAATAAATCATTTATTCTATTTTCACGAGAAAACAATTTAGAAGAATCTTTGGATAATTTAGCTATCGCGCTATCATCGGTTGATTTCAAGAAGCAATTTGACGAAGAGCGTTCAAACTTGCTATACATAGACTTACGATTTAAAGACAAGGTCTATTATAAATTTATGCCGAAGACAGCAAACTTTTAA
- a CDS encoding tRNA-dihydrouridine synthase — protein MNSKDIENKGNFWKGLNKPFFCLAPMADVTDIAFRTIISKYSRHGQVGGGPDVFWTEFVSADGLMSEGRDALKVDLKYGTGEHPIVAQIFGSNLENMYGASKLCATLGFDGVDINMGCPDRSIEKQGAGASHIKDPEHAVEVIRAVKRGIKDSGRDIPVSVKTRIGYNKNSINEWIPKLLGENLAALTIHARTRKEMSLVPARWEHVREVVEIRDRMGVDTLIIGNGDLQNLDMAKEKVSVSHADGAMLGRAIFGNPWLFDSNKKEVSLKEKLEVMCEHTELFERELGGLKNFAIMKKHYKAYVNGFDGAKELRVRLMEDATTAKEVREIVENFLAGYRNLL, from the coding sequence ATGAACAGTAAGGATATTGAAAACAAAGGAAATTTTTGGAAAGGTTTGAATAAACCCTTTTTTTGTCTTGCCCCAATGGCTGATGTTACTGATATTGCATTTAGGACAATAATTTCTAAATACAGTAGGCATGGACAGGTTGGAGGTGGACCTGATGTATTTTGGACAGAGTTTGTTTCTGCTGATGGACTTATGAGCGAAGGTAGAGATGCTCTAAAAGTAGATTTAAAATATGGGACAGGTGAGCACCCTATAGTTGCGCAAATATTTGGATCGAATTTAGAAAATATGTATGGAGCTAGTAAACTTTGCGCGACTTTGGGTTTTGATGGTGTTGATATAAATATGGGATGCCCAGATAGATCTATAGAGAAACAAGGTGCAGGCGCAAGTCATATAAAAGATCCCGAACATGCAGTAGAGGTAATACGCGCAGTAAAGCGAGGGATAAAAGATAGCGGCAGAGATATTCCTGTTTCTGTAAAAACTCGAATTGGTTATAACAAGAATAGTATAAATGAATGGATACCAAAACTTTTAGGAGAAAACTTGGCTGCACTTACGATACATGCCAGAACCAGAAAAGAAATGTCGCTTGTGCCTGCGCGATGGGAACATGTGCGTGAAGTTGTTGAGATTAGAGATAGGATGGGAGTAGATACACTCATAATAGGCAATGGTGATTTGCAAAATCTAGACATGGCGAAAGAGAAGGTAAGTGTGTCGCATGCAGATGGTGCAATGCTTGGTAGAGCTATATTCGGAAACCCGTGGCTTTTTGATTCTAATAAAAAAGAAGTTTCTCTAAAAGAGAAACTTGAAGTTATGTGTGAACATACAGAACTTTTTGAGCGGGAGCTCGGTGGATTGAAAAATTTTGCGATTATGAAGAAGCATTATAAGGCTTATGTTAATGGCTTTGATGGAGCCAAGGAACTCCGAGTTAGACTTATGGAAGATGCGACCACGGCAAAAGAGGTAAGGGAAATTGTGGAAAACTTCCTTGCAGGTTATAGAAATCTGCTATAA